In one window of Microbacterium dextranolyticum DNA:
- a CDS encoding 4-(cytidine 5'-diphospho)-2-C-methyl-D-erythritol kinase encodes MSAREDARRVHVRAPGKINVFFEVGDVQPDGYHDVASVYQAVSLHEDLWASLSDHDQIVVTGDVDVSGVPLDASNLALRAARLVAARVGYAGGIRLEIHKGVPVAGGMGGGSADAAAALVAMNELLGGSLGPLDLQLLGAQLGADVPFAVLGGTAVGTGRGDELVTALVRGRFDWVLVTRDDGLSTPAVYGELDRLRAAVDILPPRGTPSADPAVLHALRSGSAHDLAGAIRNDLQPAACSMLPDLRDDLRAGEQAGALAAFVSGSGPTLAYLAADPDEAQRIAAALQRPGRQAFVAHGPVPGARIVD; translated from the coding sequence GTGAGCGCGCGGGAGGACGCCCGACGCGTCCACGTGCGCGCCCCGGGGAAGATCAACGTCTTCTTCGAGGTGGGAGACGTGCAGCCCGACGGGTATCACGACGTGGCATCCGTCTATCAGGCCGTCTCGCTCCACGAGGACCTGTGGGCGTCGCTCTCCGACCACGACCAGATCGTCGTCACGGGCGACGTGGACGTCAGCGGCGTGCCGCTGGATGCCTCGAACCTGGCGCTCCGCGCCGCCCGGCTCGTGGCGGCGCGGGTGGGGTACGCCGGCGGCATCCGGCTCGAGATCCACAAGGGCGTGCCCGTCGCCGGTGGTATGGGCGGCGGTTCGGCGGATGCCGCGGCGGCCCTCGTCGCGATGAACGAGCTGCTGGGCGGCTCTCTCGGCCCGCTCGACCTGCAGCTCCTCGGGGCGCAACTCGGTGCCGACGTGCCGTTCGCCGTGCTCGGCGGGACGGCCGTCGGCACGGGTCGCGGCGACGAGCTGGTGACCGCGCTCGTGCGCGGCCGTTTCGACTGGGTGCTGGTGACCCGAGACGACGGTCTGTCGACGCCCGCGGTCTACGGTGAGCTCGATCGGCTGCGCGCGGCGGTCGACATCCTGCCGCCGCGGGGGACTCCGTCGGCCGACCCCGCCGTTCTGCACGCGCTGCGGTCGGGTAGTGCGCACGACCTCGCCGGCGCGATCCGCAACGACCTGCAGCCCGCCGCGTGCAGCATGCTGCCCGATCTCCGAGACGACCTGCGCGCCGGTGAGCAGGCGGGCGCCCTCGCCGCCTTCGTGTCGGGATCGGGTCCGACGCTCGCCTACCTCGCGGCCGACCCCGATGAGGCCCAGCGGATCGCCGCGGCGCTGCAACGCCCCGGCAGGCAGGCCTTCGTCGCGCACGGCCCGGTGCCGGGCGCGCGCATCGTCGACTGA
- a CDS encoding aldo/keto reductase: MTDTENRFPPTRGGDIHRTYTAAADRYESATFRQVGTSGLYLPPLSLGLWWNFGDNIPFDRQRALLRHAFDRGITHFDLANNYGPPYGSAETNFGRMMREDLAPYRDELIISSKAGWDMWPGPYGTYGSRKYLLASAEQSLTRMSLDYVDIFYSHRYDPVTPLEETIGALDTLVRQGKALYVGISSYSAERTAEAKAIARSLGTPLVIHQPSYSILNRWVEDGLTDVLGQEEMGAIAFTPLAQGLLTDKYLGDGTADRSQQRSSLPGGRLSENALAALRSLDIVAKERGQTLAQLAIQWVLRNPVVASALIGASRTEQLDENLAALNGPAFTTEELERIDAVADAIDVDLWAGSATA, translated from the coding sequence GTGACCGACACCGAGAATCGCTTCCCGCCGACGCGGGGCGGAGACATCCATCGCACCTACACCGCTGCTGCCGACCGTTACGAGAGCGCCACGTTCCGGCAGGTGGGAACGAGCGGGCTCTACCTGCCGCCGCTCTCCCTCGGCCTCTGGTGGAACTTCGGCGACAACATCCCCTTCGACCGCCAGCGCGCGTTGCTGCGTCACGCGTTCGATCGCGGCATCACGCACTTCGACCTCGCCAACAACTACGGCCCGCCTTACGGGTCGGCCGAGACGAACTTCGGTCGCATGATGCGCGAGGACCTCGCGCCGTACCGCGACGAGCTGATCATCTCGTCGAAGGCCGGGTGGGACATGTGGCCGGGTCCGTACGGTACCTACGGCTCACGCAAGTACCTGCTGGCGAGCGCCGAGCAGTCACTCACCCGCATGTCGCTCGACTACGTCGACATCTTCTACTCGCACCGCTACGACCCCGTGACACCGCTCGAGGAGACGATCGGCGCACTCGACACGCTCGTGCGCCAGGGTAAGGCGCTCTACGTCGGCATCTCGTCCTACAGCGCCGAGCGCACGGCCGAGGCGAAGGCCATCGCTCGATCGCTCGGCACCCCGCTGGTCATCCACCAGCCGTCGTACTCGATCCTGAACCGCTGGGTCGAGGACGGCCTGACCGACGTGCTCGGTCAGGAAGAAATGGGCGCGATCGCGTTCACCCCGCTCGCGCAAGGGCTACTGACCGACAAGTACCTCGGCGACGGCACCGCGGACCGCTCCCAGCAGCGCTCGTCGCTTCCCGGCGGACGCCTGAGCGAGAACGCCCTGGCGGCGCTCCGCAGCCTCGACATCGTCGCGAAGGAGCGCGGCCAGACCCTCGCGCAGCTCGCGATCCAGTGGGTGCTGCGCAACCCGGTGGTCGCCTCGGCGCTCATCGGCGCCTCACGCACCGAACAGCTCGACGAGAACCTCGCGGCCCTCAACGGCCCGGCGTTCACGACCGAAGAGCTCGAGCGCATCGATGCCGTCGCGGATGCCATCGACGTCGACCTGTGGGCGGGGTCGGCGACCGCGTGA
- a CDS encoding TetR/AcrR family transcriptional regulator, with protein sequence MTDDQCAGETPEASGLRERKKTQRRAALHDAALRLVERHGFDGTTVEQICEEVGVSPRTFFNYFPSKTAAALNLPDQIISPSAAQRFRAAEGELVPAVCALLADAMSSGVERSRLKKLLAEQPQLIATFTQWMGALKAEFALLVEERAGSPDVADAAIVLALTSLRTLMHHPADDTRPDAVRLLETIDRLIAMRHAPLVRGGESVAESSL encoded by the coding sequence ATGACCGATGACCAGTGCGCAGGGGAGACGCCGGAGGCATCGGGCCTCCGCGAACGCAAGAAGACGCAGCGCCGGGCGGCCCTGCACGATGCTGCCCTGCGCCTGGTCGAACGTCATGGCTTCGACGGCACGACGGTGGAGCAGATCTGCGAAGAGGTGGGGGTCTCGCCTCGCACATTCTTCAACTACTTCCCGTCGAAGACCGCGGCGGCGCTCAACCTGCCCGATCAGATCATCTCCCCCTCGGCGGCACAGCGGTTCCGTGCTGCCGAGGGGGAGCTGGTCCCGGCGGTCTGCGCACTCCTGGCTGACGCCATGAGCTCCGGCGTCGAGCGGTCCCGCCTCAAGAAGCTCCTGGCGGAGCAGCCGCAGCTGATCGCGACTTTCACCCAGTGGATGGGCGCGCTGAAGGCGGAGTTCGCCCTGCTCGTCGAGGAGCGTGCCGGTTCGCCGGACGTCGCCGACGCCGCAATCGTGCTGGCGCTGACGTCGTTGCGCACCCTGATGCATCACCCGGCCGATGACACGCGCCCCGACGCGGTGCGGTTGCTCGAGACCATCGACCGGCTGATCGCGATGCGGCACGCGCCCCTCGTGCGCGGCGGGGAGAGTGTCGCCGAGTCCTCGTTGTGA
- a CDS encoding MDR family MFS transporter codes for MSTVTTRTGAVPIARSEASKPIMTHRQILLVIYGLMAGMFLSSLDQTIVGTAIRTIGDDLQGLDQQAWVTTAYLITSTISVPIYGKLSDIFGRRPLFIFGISVFILGSVLSTFSTSMLMLAGFRAFQGIGAGALMSLPLAIMADMLAPRERAKYQGYFFAVFGISSLIGPLVGGLFAGANEILWIAGWRWVFLINLPIGLIALFMVIAFLHLPKVGAHATPRIDWWGATAVVVALVPLLLVAEQGREWGWGSPGAIACYVVGGLGAIGFVLIEIAMKNDAIIPVRLFRSNAFSWATVIGVLVGFGMFGAMMTIPLYMQIVAGLTPTESGFAMLPMVIGLMASSMTAGQITARTGKYGFFPRTGTFTTAMGFLILTFVSADSPVWFMMIGMFVVGLGLGQLMQSLTMASQNAVEAPDMGVATSAATFFRQIGGTLGTAIMLSVLFTLLPANIVHSMADKPTLTAGLNAALDPAVAEAPHNKAVMTQLWAPIVEPLQQNVQTQLDEGAAKAKTAASDVVTRQVTDAVNQAVAAGQLPASAAQTVIDQKVAEALPGAEAQALQTVADQAHASVVGGTVSVDWSDAGQRTYWVDTLVPGIADTLDSAGSGGSGGASTSVSDTSFLNGADPALTAPFMVGFTQAVDVIYWVGFGVLMLAFVLSWFFRAPPLRTRSALQERADKAGVSDTGTIGVQV; via the coding sequence ATGTCCACTGTCACCACTCGCACCGGGGCCGTCCCGATCGCGCGCTCCGAGGCGTCGAAGCCGATCATGACGCATCGGCAGATCCTCCTCGTCATCTACGGCCTCATGGCCGGCATGTTCCTCTCGTCCCTCGATCAGACCATCGTCGGAACCGCGATCCGCACCATCGGCGACGATCTGCAGGGGCTCGACCAGCAGGCGTGGGTAACCACCGCCTACCTCATCACCTCGACGATCTCGGTGCCGATCTACGGCAAGCTCTCCGACATCTTCGGCCGTCGCCCGCTGTTCATCTTCGGCATCTCGGTGTTCATTCTGGGATCCGTGCTGTCGACGTTCTCGACCTCGATGCTGATGCTCGCCGGGTTCCGCGCCTTCCAGGGCATCGGGGCGGGAGCGCTCATGTCGCTGCCGCTCGCGATCATGGCCGACATGCTCGCCCCGCGCGAGCGGGCGAAATACCAGGGCTACTTCTTCGCCGTCTTCGGTATCTCGTCGCTGATCGGTCCGCTCGTGGGCGGACTGTTCGCCGGCGCGAACGAGATCCTCTGGATCGCCGGCTGGCGCTGGGTGTTCCTGATCAACCTGCCGATCGGTCTGATCGCTCTGTTCATGGTCATCGCGTTCCTGCATCTGCCGAAGGTCGGTGCGCACGCTACCCCTCGGATCGACTGGTGGGGGGCGACCGCGGTGGTCGTCGCGCTGGTGCCGCTGCTCCTCGTGGCCGAGCAGGGCCGCGAGTGGGGCTGGGGCTCGCCGGGCGCCATCGCCTGCTACGTCGTCGGCGGTCTCGGAGCGATCGGGTTCGTCCTGATCGAGATCGCGATGAAGAACGATGCGATCATCCCGGTCCGGCTCTTCCGCTCGAACGCGTTCTCGTGGGCGACCGTCATCGGCGTTCTGGTCGGCTTCGGCATGTTCGGTGCGATGATGACGATCCCGCTCTACATGCAGATCGTGGCGGGGCTCACGCCGACTGAGTCGGGCTTCGCCATGCTGCCGATGGTGATCGGTCTGATGGCCTCGTCTATGACGGCGGGCCAGATCACCGCGCGCACCGGAAAGTACGGATTCTTCCCGCGCACCGGCACGTTCACCACCGCGATGGGCTTCCTGATCCTCACCTTCGTCTCGGCCGACAGTCCGGTGTGGTTCATGATGATCGGGATGTTCGTGGTGGGCCTCGGCCTCGGCCAGCTCATGCAGTCGCTCACCATGGCGAGCCAGAACGCCGTCGAGGCTCCGGACATGGGCGTGGCGACGAGCGCCGCGACGTTCTTCCGACAGATCGGCGGAACGCTCGGCACCGCGATCATGCTGTCGGTGCTGTTCACGCTGCTGCCGGCCAACATCGTGCACAGCATGGCCGACAAGCCGACCTTGACCGCGGGGCTGAACGCGGCACTGGACCCCGCGGTGGCGGAGGCCCCGCACAACAAGGCCGTCATGACGCAGTTGTGGGCTCCGATCGTGGAGCCGCTGCAGCAGAATGTGCAGACGCAGCTGGACGAGGGTGCGGCGAAGGCCAAGACGGCGGCGTCGGATGTCGTCACCCGACAGGTCACCGACGCCGTGAATCAGGCGGTCGCCGCGGGGCAGCTGCCCGCATCGGCGGCTCAGACCGTGATCGATCAGAAGGTCGCCGAGGCTCTCCCGGGCGCCGAGGCGCAGGCGCTGCAGACCGTCGCCGACCAGGCTCACGCCTCGGTGGTCGGCGGCACGGTGTCGGTCGACTGGAGCGATGCCGGCCAGCGCACGTACTGGGTCGACACGCTCGTTCCCGGCATCGCCGACACGCTCGACAGCGCGGGGTCGGGCGGCTCGGGGGGCGCCAGCACCTCGGTCAGCGACACGTCGTTCCTCAACGGGGCGGACCCCGCCCTCACGGCACCGTTCATGGTCGGTTTCACGCAGGCCGTCGATGTCATCTACTGGGTGGGCTTCGGCGTGCTGATGCTCGCGTTCGTGCTGAGCTGGTTCTTCCGCGCGCCGCCGCTGCGCACCCGCTCGGCTCTCCAGGAGCGTGCCGACAAGGCGGGGGTCAGCGACACGGGAACGATCGGGGTGCAGGTCTGA
- the rsmA gene encoding 16S rRNA (adenine(1518)-N(6)/adenine(1519)-N(6))-dimethyltransferase RsmA: MPVTLLGAAEIRALAADLDVTPTKKLGQNFVVDANTVRKIVHVGEVTAADRVVEVGPGLGSLTLAILETGASVTAVEIDHRLAERLPATAAAHGVPAGALTVVDADALRVTELPGDPTVLIANLPYNVSVPVLLHFMETFPALERGVVMVQAEVGERLAAPPGSKVYGAPSVKAAWYGSWRLAGTVSRQVFWPVPNVDSVLVGFRRDPEPRGDDDLRRATFGIVDAAFQQRRKMLRQALAPVIGGSAASASDLLTRAGVDPTLRGEQLTIDDFVAVARIHAGGAV; encoded by the coding sequence ATGCCCGTGACTCTCCTCGGCGCGGCGGAGATCCGCGCGCTCGCTGCCGACCTCGACGTCACACCCACCAAGAAGCTGGGGCAGAACTTCGTCGTCGACGCCAACACGGTCCGCAAGATCGTGCACGTCGGCGAGGTCACCGCCGCCGACCGCGTCGTCGAGGTGGGCCCGGGGCTCGGGTCGCTGACCCTGGCGATCCTGGAGACGGGGGCCTCCGTCACCGCCGTCGAGATCGACCACCGTCTCGCCGAGCGTCTGCCGGCCACCGCCGCCGCGCACGGCGTGCCCGCGGGCGCGTTGACGGTCGTGGATGCCGATGCGCTCCGCGTCACGGAGCTGCCCGGCGACCCCACCGTGCTCATCGCGAATCTGCCGTACAACGTCAGCGTGCCCGTGCTGCTGCACTTCATGGAGACCTTTCCCGCGCTCGAGCGCGGTGTCGTCATGGTGCAGGCCGAGGTGGGGGAGCGGCTCGCCGCCCCGCCCGGATCGAAGGTGTACGGCGCCCCGAGCGTCAAAGCCGCCTGGTACGGATCGTGGCGGCTCGCCGGCACCGTGTCGCGCCAGGTGTTCTGGCCCGTCCCGAACGTCGACAGTGTGCTCGTCGGCTTTCGTCGCGACCCTGAGCCGCGCGGCGACGACGACCTGCGGCGCGCGACGTTCGGTATCGTCGACGCCGCCTTCCAGCAGCGCCGCAAGATGCTGCGGCAGGCCCTCGCCCCGGTGATCGGCGGTTCCGCGGCATCCGCGAGCGACCTCCTCACCCGCGCGGGTGTCGACCCGACGCTGCGGGGCGAGCAGCTGACGATCGACGACTTCGTCGCCGTCGCGCGCATCCACGCCGGAGGCGCCGTCTGA
- the hemL gene encoding glutamate-1-semialdehyde 2,1-aminomutase, giving the protein MTTTNDELFARARAVIPGGVDSPVRAYGSVGGTPRFVTSAEGAYITDAEGRRYIDLVASWGPALVGHSHPEVVAAVQDAAARGLSFGAPTPAEAELVEEIVRRVPAVEKARLVSTGTEATMTAIRLARGATGRDLLVKFAGHYHGHSDGLLAAAGSGLATFALPGSAGVPAAIAAQTLVVPYNDRAALEAVFAAHPGRIAAVITEAAAANMGVVAPVSGFTSFLAGLCRDNGALLISDEVLTGFRAAAGGYAQVLAEAGEHVVPDLVTFGKVIGGGLPVAAVGGRADVMDLLAPVGPVYQAGTLSGNPVAVAAGLATLRLADDAVYARLSEASGTLSRAVDDALDEAGVPHVVQRAGTLFSVFFGVEVAGGVPDYATAQRQDADAYGRFFHALLDQGVSLPPSAFEAWFVTAAHDDEVIARIVDALPAAARAAVG; this is encoded by the coding sequence ATGACGACGACCAACGACGAGCTCTTCGCGCGCGCCCGCGCGGTGATCCCCGGGGGCGTCGACTCGCCCGTGCGCGCCTACGGCTCCGTCGGCGGCACACCCCGCTTCGTCACGAGCGCCGAGGGCGCGTACATCACCGATGCCGAGGGGCGCCGCTACATCGACTTGGTCGCCAGCTGGGGGCCCGCGCTGGTGGGTCATTCCCACCCTGAGGTCGTCGCCGCCGTGCAGGATGCCGCGGCCCGCGGTCTCTCGTTCGGCGCGCCGACCCCCGCCGAGGCCGAGCTCGTCGAGGAGATCGTCCGACGGGTGCCCGCCGTCGAGAAGGCGCGCCTGGTCTCGACGGGCACCGAGGCGACCATGACGGCGATCCGCCTCGCGCGCGGTGCGACCGGGCGCGATCTGCTGGTGAAGTTCGCCGGCCATTACCACGGCCACTCCGACGGACTGCTCGCCGCGGCGGGATCGGGGCTCGCGACGTTCGCGCTGCCCGGGTCGGCCGGGGTACCCGCGGCGATCGCCGCGCAGACCCTCGTCGTGCCCTACAACGACCGTGCCGCGCTCGAGGCGGTCTTCGCGGCGCACCCCGGCCGGATCGCCGCCGTCATCACCGAGGCGGCCGCCGCGAACATGGGGGTCGTGGCGCCGGTATCCGGATTCACGTCGTTCCTCGCGGGCCTCTGCCGGGACAACGGCGCGCTGCTCATCAGCGACGAGGTGCTCACGGGCTTCCGCGCTGCGGCGGGCGGCTACGCGCAGGTGCTCGCCGAGGCGGGGGAGCACGTCGTCCCCGACCTGGTCACGTTCGGCAAGGTGATCGGCGGCGGCCTCCCCGTCGCCGCCGTCGGCGGACGCGCCGACGTCATGGACCTGCTCGCCCCCGTGGGCCCCGTCTACCAGGCCGGAACGCTGAGCGGGAACCCCGTCGCGGTCGCCGCGGGGCTCGCGACGTTGCGACTCGCGGACGACGCCGTGTACGCGCGGCTGTCCGAGGCATCCGGCACCCTTTCGCGAGCCGTCGACGACGCTCTCGATGAGGCCGGCGTGCCGCATGTCGTCCAGCGGGCGGGCACCTTGTTCAGCGTGTTCTTCGGTGTCGAGGTCGCCGGAGGCGTGCCCGACTACGCGACGGCGCAGCGGCAGGACGCGGATGCCTACGGCCGGTTCTTCCACGCCCTGCTCGACCAGGGGGTCTCGCTGCCGCCGTCGGCCTTCGAGGCCTGGTTCGTCACGGCGGCGCACGACGACGAGGTGATCGCGCGGATCGTCGACGCGCTGCCCGCTGCGGCGCGCGCGGCCGTCGGCTGA
- the hemB gene encoding porphobilinogen synthase: MTAYPVRRLRRLRQNPVLRRLVAESDLTPRRLVLPVFVKEGIDAAQPIASMPGVAQHPLEAVPVLVEQAVSAGIGGIMLFGVPEVRDAVGSGATDPAGILNRAIAVAARAAAGRITVQADLCLDEFTDHGHCGVLAADGSVDNDATLEIYARMALAQADAGADILGLSGMMDGQVAACRAALDAAGRSDVVILAYSAKYASAFYGPFRDAVESTLTGDRRTYQLDAANGREGRNEALADIDEGADIVMVKPAGPYLDVLADVAGVSSVPVWAYQVSGEYAMIELAAAAGVIDRERAIGESLIGIRRAGAEAILTYWAIEVAGWLNEGRSLT, encoded by the coding sequence ATGACCGCCTACCCTGTGCGCCGGCTCCGCCGGCTGCGCCAGAACCCGGTGCTCCGCCGTCTCGTCGCCGAGAGCGATCTGACCCCCCGGCGCCTCGTGCTCCCCGTCTTCGTGAAAGAGGGGATCGACGCCGCACAGCCCATCGCGAGCATGCCCGGTGTCGCCCAGCATCCCCTCGAGGCGGTGCCGGTCCTCGTCGAGCAGGCGGTGTCGGCGGGCATCGGCGGCATCATGCTGTTCGGCGTGCCCGAGGTGCGCGATGCCGTCGGATCGGGAGCGACCGACCCCGCGGGCATCCTGAACCGGGCGATCGCGGTGGCGGCGCGGGCCGCCGCGGGGCGGATCACCGTGCAGGCCGACCTGTGCCTCGATGAGTTCACCGACCACGGCCACTGCGGTGTGCTCGCCGCCGACGGCTCGGTCGACAACGATGCGACGCTCGAGATCTACGCGCGCATGGCGCTCGCCCAGGCGGATGCCGGTGCCGACATCCTGGGGCTTTCCGGCATGATGGACGGCCAGGTCGCCGCGTGCCGCGCCGCGCTGGATGCCGCCGGCCGCAGCGACGTCGTGATCCTCGCCTACTCCGCGAAATACGCCTCGGCGTTCTACGGACCGTTCCGCGACGCCGTCGAATCCACCCTGACGGGCGACCGGCGCACGTACCAGCTCGACGCCGCGAACGGGCGCGAGGGCCGGAACGAGGCCCTCGCCGACATCGACGAGGGTGCCGACATCGTCATGGTCAAGCCCGCGGGCCCCTACCTCGACGTGCTCGCCGATGTCGCCGGCGTCTCGAGCGTGCCGGTCTGGGCGTACCAGGTGTCGGGGGAGTACGCGATGATCGAGCTCGCCGCGGCAGCCGGGGTGATCGACCGTGAGCGGGCCATCGGCGAGAGCCTGATCGGCATCCGTCGCGCGGGTGCCGAAGCGATCCTGACGTACTGGGCGATCGAGGTCGCCGGATGGCTGAACGAGGGGCGGAGCCTGACATGA
- a CDS encoding uroporphyrinogen-III synthase: MSGIAGPAAARTLRGARVLIPRGGSWGDRVAREVARRGGEPVIAPLIASAPPRDAAERDRAFAALAAGDYSWLFVTSAASIEQIVSHGVDVPRETRIAAVGPATARAVASLGVEAAFVPAGESSAAALATQWCAGRTPARSGRSLVVRSDLASAVVSDELQLRGFAVDVCIAYRTVGVDLPVEVARELASGDIDVVLLTSLSVARELRRQVGPLRDGVRVASIGPGTTRDAERLGFTVSHTARTQSVDALLAELDGAALAHTKGSS; the protein is encoded by the coding sequence GTGAGCGGCATCGCAGGCCCTGCCGCCGCGCGCACGCTGCGCGGCGCGCGCGTGCTCATTCCCCGCGGCGGGTCGTGGGGAGATCGGGTCGCGCGCGAGGTCGCGCGGCGGGGCGGCGAGCCGGTGATCGCCCCGCTCATCGCCTCGGCCCCGCCGCGCGACGCCGCCGAGCGGGATCGCGCCTTCGCCGCACTGGCGGCGGGCGATTACTCGTGGTTGTTCGTCACGAGCGCGGCGAGCATCGAGCAAATCGTCTCGCACGGGGTCGACGTGCCGCGTGAGACCCGGATCGCCGCCGTCGGCCCCGCCACTGCGCGAGCCGTCGCGTCGCTGGGCGTCGAGGCCGCCTTCGTCCCCGCCGGAGAGTCGTCTGCCGCAGCGCTCGCGACCCAGTGGTGCGCCGGGCGGACACCCGCTCGATCCGGACGCTCCCTCGTGGTCCGCTCCGACCTCGCCAGCGCCGTCGTCAGCGACGAGCTGCAGCTGCGCGGCTTCGCGGTCGACGTCTGCATCGCCTACCGCACGGTCGGAGTCGACCTTCCGGTCGAGGTCGCCCGCGAGCTGGCATCCGGAGACATCGACGTCGTGCTGCTCACCTCGCTCAGCGTGGCCCGCGAGCTGCGTCGGCAGGTCGGGCCGCTCCGAGACGGCGTCCGGGTAGCCTCGATCGGACCGGGCACCACGCGCGACGCCGAGCGCCTCGGGTTCACCGTCTCGCATACCGCCCGCACCCAGAGCGTCGATGCGCTCCTCGCCGAACTCGACGGCGCCGCGCTCGCCCACACGAAAGGCTCGTCATGA
- the hemC gene encoding hydroxymethylbilane synthase, with translation MTGAVADARGIHPPVRLGTRASLLATTQSGTVAEAVRAATGRTVELVPITTAGDVLTGPLAQLGGTGVFVAALRDALLRGDCDIVVHSMKDLPTGPVDGLCIGAVPQRASMRDVLCTARPARLERDGAGSGLTLDDLPEGAVVGSGSPRRVAQLLRRRPDLVVRGIRGNVDTRLRKVDEGEYDAVVLAEAGLARIGRPDRIDDAFETDAWPTSAGQGALAVEVRSDDPFAPALAALTDADTEATALLERAVLRRLEAGCAAPVGISARVDPAGSVVLLAEVYAVDGVRSVRVERALARTDIGDDAGRDAAAADVVDELLAGGAADLADLPGSSR, from the coding sequence GTGACCGGTGCCGTCGCCGACGCACGAGGCATCCACCCGCCGGTGCGCCTCGGCACGCGCGCGAGCCTGCTCGCGACGACGCAGTCGGGCACGGTCGCCGAGGCGGTCCGCGCGGCCACCGGGCGCACGGTGGAGCTCGTGCCGATCACGACCGCGGGAGACGTGCTCACCGGGCCGCTGGCGCAGCTCGGCGGAACGGGAGTGTTCGTCGCGGCGCTGCGCGATGCGCTGCTGCGCGGAGACTGCGACATCGTCGTGCACTCCATGAAGGATCTACCGACCGGGCCCGTCGACGGCCTGTGCATCGGCGCCGTGCCGCAGCGGGCATCCATGCGCGACGTCCTGTGCACCGCCCGCCCGGCCCGCCTCGAGCGCGACGGCGCCGGTAGCGGGCTGACGCTCGACGACCTCCCCGAGGGCGCCGTGGTCGGCAGCGGTTCGCCGCGACGCGTCGCCCAGCTGCTGCGTCGACGACCCGACCTGGTCGTCCGCGGCATCCGCGGCAACGTCGACACGCGGCTGCGCAAGGTCGACGAGGGCGAGTACGACGCCGTCGTGCTGGCCGAGGCCGGCCTGGCGCGCATCGGCCGCCCCGACCGGATCGACGACGCGTTCGAGACGGATGCCTGGCCGACCTCGGCCGGTCAGGGGGCGCTGGCCGTCGAGGTGCGCAGCGACGATCCGTTCGCGCCGGCACTCGCTGCGCTGACGGATGCCGACACGGAGGCCACGGCGCTGCTCGAGCGTGCGGTGCTCCGCCGCCTCGAAGCCGGATGCGCCGCTCCGGTGGGGATCTCGGCGCGCGTCGATCCCGCGGGATCCGTGGTGCTGCTCGCCGAGGTCTACGCCGTCGACGGCGTGCGCAGCGTGCGGGTCGAGCGCGCGCTCGCCCGCACGGATATCGGCGACGATGCGGGGCGGGATGCCGCCGCGGCCGACGTCGTCGACGAGCTTCTGGCAGGCGGTGCCGCCGACCTCGCCGATCTCCCCGGGAGCAGCCGGTGA